In the Mya arenaria isolate MELC-2E11 chromosome 11, ASM2691426v1 genome, one interval contains:
- the LOC128207463 gene encoding protein phosphatase 1 regulatory subunit 37-like has translation MDENQKPALTSTDVQNTGDENEPEKSSPSFSKEEEVNKPVLDTDPETVTKIDDVTKEVLDKERIGSSDSDQNLSNLEKKDKRKVSFPVDSKIVKDFLEPPDPWKNVPEWRTEDLIKAYKTSCERHGTKPLSKILKQLGGIENVGERYEILSLKGERLDMRQCESLEDILRHVRFRCIDLEATHLDDEMAVAIFEMVEYYESASKLNISFNKGIGPRGWQSCSKLVRKTPCLTFVDARSCDLNERVIPIFGRALRMGCFLQRLHLQSANLAGRALVILVAALKMNEVLKELFIGDNKFTATDGVQIGNLLKYNHKLELLDLRNNHLQDVGVGHVCDGLAEQCLDSGLLTLVLWNNQVTFQAMNAINKALTTAEHLETLNLGHNPITNEGIHILKDGLLKTKLLKLGLSGTKVSCEGAVALAEVIADNNKLVRVDLQENDIKTAGLMALSLALKVNETITRLDVDRDTKKESGVKDYAEQQKRLQKDIASCLERNRDIFRKLEDEKRLLEEKNQENARKLEEASEDLTESSEYIPSGDTIHRPKLLFIPQPIYIPEHELDSPVLGQNFEFEEFNFESTSGVTKPKQLSVPQGADLLSPQYCANPKATAKKIFSVTKVTSPLQAAPLSSNSTGLPGFSFSTLTSAVNSVINSPTQVHPPVGRRGDGETLPDFPQICPPLATVDVQSLGTPIPITVPLTSDASSPNSLQKVIEEQTLVTYIQQIVDAKNITSELPKVGDSNVVVDAENKTSELPKVDDLNVVETDNGVSELKGNSGPPKVDDPHSVETVDVVLEPKSNSDAEDNVSELKKSSETLSEDSVSEGNETVENCDVETSDNHVKDAIETNGDTVECDNSRLPEDNNIEVKPESKEGVDSVSSGASGDGSDLKVETGVHKEETVSVNDDVPIDHPDDIDDKENNGLCVSVKDNVQVDHPDDIDDKENSDLCVEKTSVENTQNITESSNNACSSADNEAGSNVWNNNRNIAMGSSPQNLSIVVCDVKIPEENILSAKKNDETCDDQNEDVGLNGDFVDCFDQFEEAGDKGVGNIKENDKNSLDSEPWNSLNDSDFSDNVNGGIPVPTPVGNKPDFHTNLSFNGLQQELASLIDEESSLANGSVKSGKCQDAEPVTH, from the exons ATGGATGAAAACCAAAAACCCGCATTGACAAGCACAGATGTGCAAAATACTGGTGATGAAAATGAGCCAGAAAAATCCTCCCCATCTTTCAGTAAAGAAGAGGAAGTAAACAAACCAGTTTTAGATACCGACCCAGAAACTGTCACTAAGATAGATGATGTGACTAAGGAAGTTTTGGATAAAGAAAGAATTGGGTCATCTGACAGTGATCAAAATTTATCGAATCTGGAAAAGAAGGACAAACGGAAAGTCAGTTTTCCTGTAGATTCCAAAATAGTAAAGGACTTTTTGGAACCACCAGATCCTTGGAAAAATG TTCCTGAATGGAGAactgaagacttaataaaagcTTACAAGACAAGCTGTGAAAGGCATGGAACTAAACCACTGTCGAAGATTTTAAAGCAGTTAGGA GGCATTGAAAATGTCGGAGAGCGTTATGAAATTCTAAGTTTAAAAG GTGAGCGGCTGGATATGCGTCAATGCGAGAGTCTGGAAGACATTCTGCGACATGTACGGTTCCGCTGTATAGACCTTGAGGCCACACATCTGGATGATGAG ATGGCTGTGGCGATATTTGAGATGGTGGAGTACTACGAGTCCGCGAGTAAGCTCAACATATCTTTCAACAAGGGCATAGGGCCCCGTGGTTGGCAATCCTGCTCAAAACTTGTCAGAAAG ACACCGTGCCTGACGTTCGTTGATGCGCGGAGCTGCGATTTAAATGAAAGAGTGATCCCAATATTTGGACGGGCCCTGAGAATGGGCTGTTTTCTGCAGAGGCTGCATCTGCAGAGCGCAAACCTTGCAGGAAGGGCCCTCGTTATACTGG ttGCGGCCTTGAAAATGAACGAGGTCTTGAAGGAGCTGTTTATCGGGGATAACAAGTTCACGGCGACGGACGGGGTCCAGATTGGTAACCTGCTCAAGTATAACCATAAACTGGAGCTCCTTGATCTCAGAAACAACCATCTACAG GATGTTGGAGTGGGTCATGTATGTGACGGGCTGGCAGAGCAATGTCTCGACTCCGGTCTTCTTACCCTTGTGCTCTGGAATAACCAAGTCACCTTCCAGGCCATGAACGCCATCAACAAGGCACTC ACGACAGCGGAACACCTAGAAACGTTAAATCTAGGCCACAACCCAATCACCAATGAGGGCATCCACATACTGAAGGACGGGCTTCTGAAAACCAAGCTGCTAAAGCTTGGGCTCTCGGGCACGAAGGTTTCATGTGAAG GAGCTGTTGCCCTGGCTGAGGTTATAGCAGACAATAATAAGCTTGTCAGGGTCGACCTGCAG GAGAATGACATCAAAACTGCAGGCCTGATGGCGTTATCCTTGGCTCTCAAGGTGAACGAAACAATCACCCGGCTAGATGTGGATAGAGACACCAAGAAAGAATCA GGTGTGAAAGACTATGCAGAACAACAGAAGAGATTACAAAAAGACATTGCTTCTTGCCTGGAGAGAAACCGTGACATTTTTCGCAAACTCGAAGATGAAAAACGTCTCCTGGAAGAGAAAAACCAGGAAAACGCCCGCAAGCTTGAAGAAGCTTCTGAAGACTTAACAGAATCCAGTGAATACATTCCATCTGGTGACACGATCCACAGACCAAAACTGTTATTTATTCCACAACCTATATATATACCTGAGCACGAATTGGATTCGCCTGTTTTAGGACAAAACTTTGAATTTGAGGAGTTCAATTTTGAATCCACTTCAGGCGTGACCAAACCCAAGCAATTGTCAGTACCCCAAGGGGCTGATTTGTTGAGTCCCCAGTACTGTGCAAACCCCAAAGCCACAGCCAAAAAGATTTTCTCAGTAACAAAAGTGACAAGCCCTCTTCAAGCTGCTCCATTGTCAAGCAATTCCACTGGATTACCAGGATTTAGTTTTTCTACACTGACTTCAGCAGTAAATAGTGTGATAAACTCACCCACCCAGGTCCACCCCCCAGTTGGGAGAAGGGGAGATGGGGAAACTCTCCCAGATTTCCCCCAGATATGCCCACCACTGGCTACAGTGGATGTACAGAGTCTCGGCACACCCATTCCAATAACAGTACCTCTAACCTCTGACGCGTCCAGTCCCAATTCACTTCAAAAAGTGATTGAGGAACAAACTCTAGTGACATACATTCAGCAGATTGTTGACGCTAAGAACATAACATCTGAACTTCCAAAAGTGGGTGattcaaatgttgttgttgatgcCGAGAACAAAACATCTGAACTTCCAAAAGTGGATGATTTAAATGTTGTGGAGACAGACAACGGTGTTTCTGAACTGAAAGGTAATTCAGGTCCTCCAAAAGTGGATGATCCACATTCTGTTGAGACGGTTGATGTAGTTTTGGAACCCAAAAGTAATTCTGATGCTGAAGATAATGTGTCAGAACTGAAAAAGAGTTCTGAAACTTTGTCAGAAGATTCTGTCAGTGAAGGTAATGAAACTGTTGAAAACTGTGATGTGGAAACAAGTGATAATCATGTGAAAGATGCAATTGAAACCAATGGTGATACTGTTGAATGTGATAATTCACGGCTGCCTGAAGACAATAATATTGAAGTTAAACCGGAGAGTAAAGAAGGTGTTGATTCGGTTAGTAGTGGTGCGAGTGGGGATGGTAGTGATTTAAAGGTTGAAACTGGTGTTCATAAGGAGGAAACTGTTAGTGTTAACGATGATGTTCCAATAGACCATCctgatgatattgatgataaggaaaacaatggtttatgTGTTAGTGTTAAAGATAATGTTCAAGTGGACCATCctgatgatattgatgataaGGAAAACAGTGATTTATGTGTAGAAAAAACAAGTGTTGAAAATACTCAAAACATTACAGAAAGTTCTAACAACGCATGTTCAAGTGCAGATAATGAAGCTGGTTCTAATGTGTGGAATAATAATAGAAACATAGCAATGGGTTCTAGTCCACAAAATTTGTCCATTGTTGTCTGTGATGTTAAAATTCCAGAGGAAAATATATTGTCGGCAAAGAAAAATGATGAAACTTGTGATGATCAAAATGAAGATGTTGGTTTAAATGGTGATTTTGTCGACTGCTTTGACCAGTTTGAAGAGGCTGGTGATAAAGGTGTTGGGAATatcaaagaaaatgataaaaatagtctAGACTCAGAACCCTGGAACTCACTAAATGATTCCGATTTCTCTGACAATGTAAACGGTGGAATACCAGTACCTACTCCTGTGGGCAATAAACCTGACTTCCATACAAATCTTTCCTTCAATGGTCTACAACAGGAGCTGGCCAGTTTGATTGATGAAGAATCTTCGCTAGCCAATGGCTCGGTGAAATCGGGCAAATGCCAAGATGCAGAACCTGTGACGCATTGA